The following is a genomic window from Acidimicrobiales bacterium.
AGGAACTGCCGGATCTGCGTATCACGCTGGTTATTACCGCACCGCCCATAACGACCTTTATCAGGGAGCTGCTGCTGCGAACTTCGCACTCGAAGTATTGGGTGTGACTTCAGCTGCTGCTATCCATGATGGAGATCCATACACCGAAGGTTTGGCGCAGGCATTTGCCGATGCGTTCGAAGCTGGTGGTGGAACAATCACTGTATTCACAGCTGTGAACAAGGGCGACACGGACATGGTTCCAGTGTTGACCGAAGTTGCTGCTAGTGGTCCAGAAATGTTGTTCTTCCCAATCTTCCAACCTGAAGGTGACTTCATTATTCAACAGGCTGGTTCTGTTGCAGGA
Proteins encoded in this region:
- a CDS encoding branched-chain amino acid ABC transporter substrate-binding protein; the protein is TSCSGAATAASPLISEAGMVMISGSNTSPALTSDLAGTAGSAYHAGYYRTAHNDLYQGAAAANFALEVLGVTSAAAIHDGDPYTEGLAQAFADAFEAGGGTITVFTAVNKGDTDMVPVLTEVAASGPEMLFFPIFQPEGDFIIQQAGSVAGMSGITMMAADGLLNSDYLALAESEDMFFSGPDTRYGDNANQSTGELAAS